Proteins encoded together in one Euwallacea similis isolate ESF13 chromosome 12, ESF131.1, whole genome shotgun sequence window:
- the LOC136412706 gene encoding uncharacterized protein isoform X1, producing MKPPSAMQQIITNQTLEALKRSVSKTITEVKPHIQAVKEIQVKILSQKLTQFNNWYKKLTGLDKVYLAQEKVTCLQGQLLKIQEKRREFGRQLSEVRQKSMELQDEVHKVKRQDDLEKFLDLMKKETEVLKLEKSISKTFQEYDQNERELFTAFTDSIRDSHEKQRAQMEYTKYFSVVLSIAGSFLTFMYSTFKKEQLKNIIYEKMQIVEQGGGVFVSQLIDSNKSLMTEIVTNRTALSAFHDVVSKRLSAIEKVCNERSSNNVSIAGTSSVDFIDKHRKDSSSEPRDYLPVIGVVVGLLLIARALSG from the exons ATGAAGCCGCCTTCAGCTATGCAACAGATCATAACTAATCAAACATTAGAAGCTTTAAAACGATCTGTTTCAAAAACTATAACAGAGGTTAAGCCTCACATTCAAGCCGTCAAAGAGATCCAGGTGAAGATTTTAAGTCAGAAACTTACCCAATTCAATAATTGGTACAAGAAACTGACGGGCTTAGATAAAGTGTATTTAGCACAAGAAAAAGTCACATGTTTGCAG GGTCAGCTGttaaaaattcaggaaaaaagGCGTGAGTTTGGAAGGCAACTCTCCGAAGTTCGTCAAAAATCCATGGAATTACAAGATGAGGTTCATAAAGTTAAAAGACAGGACgacttagaaaaatttttagatttgatGAAAAAGGAAACTGAG gttttaaaGCTGGAAAAGTCAATTTCAAAAACCTTCCAAGAATACGACCAGAATGAACGAGAACTATTCACCGCATTTACAGATTCAATAAGAGATTCTCATGAAAAACAAAGGGCCCAAATGGAGTACACCAAATATTTCAGCGTAGTGTTGAGCATCGCTGGTtcgtttttgacatttatGTATTCAACTTTCAAGAAAGAACAActgaaaaacattatttatgaGAAGATGCAAATTGTAGAGCAAGGCGGAGGGGTATTCGTCTCACAGCTAATAGATTCAAACAAATCATTAATGACCGAAATTGTGACCAATAGGACTGCACTTAGTGCCTTCCATGATGTTGTTTCAAAAAGATTATCAGCAATAGAAAAAGTATGTAATGAACGCAGTAGTAACAACGTATCTATCGCGGGGACAAGCAGTGtggattttattgataaacaTCGTAAAGACTCTTCTAGTGAGCCTAGGGACTACTTGCCAGTTATAGGTGTTGTTGTAGGGTTGTTGTTGATTGCAAGGGCATTGTCTGGCTAG
- the LOC136412706 gene encoding uncharacterized protein isoform X2 produces the protein MKPPSAMQQIITNQTLEALKRSVSKTITEVKPHIQAVKEIQVKILSQKLTQFNNWYKKLTGLDKVYLAQEKVTCLQGQLLKIQEKRREFGRQLSEVRQKSMELQDEVHKVKRQDDLEKFLDLMKKETEVLKLEKSISKTFQEYDQNERELFTAFTDSIRDSHEKQRAQMEYTKYFSVVLSIAEQGGGVFVSQLIDSNKSLMTEIVTNRTALSAFHDVVSKRLSAIEKVCNERSSNNVSIAGTSSVDFIDKHRKDSSSEPRDYLPVIGVVVGLLLIARALSG, from the exons ATGAAGCCGCCTTCAGCTATGCAACAGATCATAACTAATCAAACATTAGAAGCTTTAAAACGATCTGTTTCAAAAACTATAACAGAGGTTAAGCCTCACATTCAAGCCGTCAAAGAGATCCAGGTGAAGATTTTAAGTCAGAAACTTACCCAATTCAATAATTGGTACAAGAAACTGACGGGCTTAGATAAAGTGTATTTAGCACAAGAAAAAGTCACATGTTTGCAG GGTCAGCTGttaaaaattcaggaaaaaagGCGTGAGTTTGGAAGGCAACTCTCCGAAGTTCGTCAAAAATCCATGGAATTACAAGATGAGGTTCATAAAGTTAAAAGACAGGACgacttagaaaaatttttagatttgatGAAAAAGGAAACTGAG gttttaaaGCTGGAAAAGTCAATTTCAAAAACCTTCCAAGAATACGACCAGAATGAACGAGAACTATTCACCGCATTTACAGATTCAATAAGAGATTCTCATGAAAAACAAAGGGCCCAAATGGAGTACACCAAATATTTCAGCGTAGTGTTGAGCATCGCTG AGCAAGGCGGAGGGGTATTCGTCTCACAGCTAATAGATTCAAACAAATCATTAATGACCGAAATTGTGACCAATAGGACTGCACTTAGTGCCTTCCATGATGTTGTTTCAAAAAGATTATCAGCAATAGAAAAAGTATGTAATGAACGCAGTAGTAACAACGTATCTATCGCGGGGACAAGCAGTGtggattttattgataaacaTCGTAAAGACTCTTCTAGTGAGCCTAGGGACTACTTGCCAGTTATAGGTGTTGTTGTAGGGTTGTTGTTGATTGCAAGGGCATTGTCTGGCTAG